One window from the genome of Malus domestica chromosome 01, GDT2T_hap1 encodes:
- the LOC103410973 gene encoding systemin receptor SR160, whose translation MKPHKSISHFPFPFFLLLLLPPPPTSATPPPTSSSSYTDAQQLLSFKSSLPIPTLLPNWLPNQNPCSFSGIFCNGTRVSSIHLSSVSLATNLTVVSNFLMALDSLESLSLKSVSLSGSISLHFPPGSKCSPLLTSLDLAHNSLSGPLSDVPNFAAACSALTFLNLSSNSLDFSTIPFSSAFPLRTLQVLDLSYNKITGPNVVPWILSDGCGNLQSLVLKGNKISGEMSVVSTCKKLEHLDLSSNNFSISLPSFGDCSALDHLDISGNKFSGDVGRAISSCKQLTFLNLSMNHFNGPIPVMPTNSLKFLSLGGNGFQGIIPMSLMDSCAELVELDLSANSLSGSVPDALSSCSLLESLDISGNNFSSELPVEILMKLANLKAVSLSFNNFYGTLPDSLSKLATLESLDLSSNNFSGSIPAGLCGDPGNIWKELYLQNNLFTGTIPPSLSNCSQLVSLDLSFNYLKGTIPSSLGSLSKLRDLIIWLNQLSGEIPQELMYLGSLENLILDFNELTGSIPIGLSNCTNLNWISLANNKLSGEVPGWIGKLPNLAILKLSNNSFFGSIPPELGDCKSLIWLDLNTNMLNGTIPPALFKQSGNIAVNFVASKTYVYIKNDGSKECHGAGNLLEFAGIRTEQLNRISTRNPCNFTRVYRGILQPTFNHNGSMIFLDLSHNSLSGSIPKEIGSMYYLYILNLGDNNISGSIPQELGKMTSLNILDLSSNSLAGTIPPALSGLTLLTEIDLSNNLLSGTIPESGQFETFPANRFANNSGLCGYPLASCGGALGPSANTHQKSHRRQASLAGSVAMGLLIALFCIFGLLIVAIETKKRRKKKETALDVYIDSRNQSGTANGWKLTGAREALSINLSTFEKPLQKLTFADLLKATNGFHDDSLIGSGGFGDVYKAQLRDGSTVAIKKLIHISGQGDREFTAEMETIGKIKHGNLVPLLGYCKVGEERLLVYEYMKYGSLDDVLHEPKKAGIKLNWAARRKIAIGSARGLAFLHHNCVPHIIHRDMKSSNVLVDENLEARVSDFGMARLMSTMDTHLSVSTLAGTPGYVPPEYYQSFRCSTKGDVYSYGVVLLELLTGKRPTDSADFGDNNLVGWVKQHAKLKISDVFDPELMKEDVRLEIELLQHLKVACACLDDRPWRRPTMIQVMAMFKEIQAGSGMDSQSTIATEDGGFGVVEMVEMSIKEVAESKQ comes from the coding sequence ATGAAACCCCACAAGTCCATTTCTCACTtccccttccccttcttcctcctcctcctccttcctccgcCACCCACCTCTGCAACTCCGCCACCCACATCCTCCTCTTCTTACACAGACGCCCAGCAACTCCTCAGCTTCAAATCCTCCCTTCCAATCCCGACCCTCCTCCCCAACTGGCTCCCCAACCAAAACCCATGTTCCTTTTCTGGTATTTTCTGCAATGGAACAAGGGTTTCCTCCATACACCTCTCCTCCGTCTCCCTCGCCACAAATCTGACCGTTGTTTCCAACTTCCTCATGGCCCTTGACTCCcttgaatctctctctctcaaatctgTTTCTCTCTCCGGCTCCATCTCCCTCCACTTCCCTCCCGGATCCAAGTGCAGCCCTCTCCTCACCTCCTTAGATCTGGCTCACAACTCCCTCTCCGGCCCTCTTTCCGACGTCCCCAACTTCGCCGCCGCTTGCTCCGCCTTGACCTTCCTCAACCTCTCCTCAAACTCTCTCGATTTCTCCACCATACCCTTCTCATCTGCCTTCCCCCTCCGCACCCTCCAGGTTCTCGATCTTTCTTACAACAAGATTACAGGCCCCAACGTCGTCCCTTGGATCTTATCCGACGGTTGCGGTAACTTGCAGAGCTTGGTTTTAAAAGGGAACAAAATCTCCGGCGAGATGAGCGTTGTCTCCACCTGCAAAAAGCTGGAGCACTTGGACTTGTCCTCCAACAACTTCTccatttctcttccttctttcgGCGATTGCTCGGCTTTGGACCACCTTGACATCTCTGGCAACAAGTTTTCTGGCGACGTTGGCCGCGCTATCTCCTCCTGCAAGCAGCTCACTTTCTTGAACCTCTCTATGAACCACTTCAACGGTCCGATTCCAGTCATGCCCACCAACAGTTTGAAGTTCCTGTCCCTTGGAGGTAATGGGTTTCAGGGTATAATTCCTATGAGCTTAATGGATTCGTGTGCAGAGCTTGTGGAGCTCGATCTATCGGCAAATAGCCTTTCGGGTTCGGTTCCTGATGCATTGAGCTCTTGTTCTTTGTTGGAGTCGCTGGACATATCCGGCAATAACTTTTCCAGTGAGTTGCCCGTTGAGATTTTGATGAAGCTCGCCAACTTAAAGGCTGTGTCGCTTTCTTTCAACAATTTCTATGGTACTCTGCCCGATTCTCTGTCTAAGCTCGCCACATTGGAGAGTTTGGATCTCAGCTCCAACAACTTTTCTGGGTCAATCCCAGCTGGGCTCTGCGGGGATCCTGGCAACATCTGGAAGGAGCTGTACCTTCAGAACAATCTGTTTACCGGCACGATTCCTCCGTCTCTGAGTAACTGTTCTCAGCTTGTTTCTCTTGATTTGAGCTTCAATTACCTCAAGGGCACCATCCCTTCGAGCTTGGGGTCATTGTCCAAGCTTCGCGATTTGATCATTTGGTTGAACCAGCTGAGTGGGGAAATCCCACAGGAGCTGATGTACCTTGGGTCACTTGAGAATCTCATTCTGGACTTCAACGAGCTTACAGGGTCGATTCCCATCGGTCTAAGCAACTGCACCAATTTGAATTGGATTTCATTGGCAAACAACAAGTTGAGTGGTGAGGTTCCCGGGTGGATTGGGAAGCTTCCAAATCTAGCAATACTCAAGCTCAGTAACAACTCATTCTTTGGTAGTATTCCCCCAGAGCTCGGTGACTGTAAGAGCTTGATATGGTTGGATCTCAATACCAACATGTTGAATGGCACAATCCCTCCTGCGCTTTTCAAGCAATCCGGAAACATTGCAGTGAATTTTGTTGCTTCCAAAACGTATGTTTATATCAAGAATGATGGTAGCAAGGAGTGCCATGGAGCAGGAAATTTGCTCGAGTTTGCGGGGATCAGAACTGAGCAGCTGAACAGGATTTCGACAAGAAATCCCTGCAACTTCACTAGAGTTTACAGAGGTATTCTCCAACCAACGTTTAACCATAACGGTTCTATGATTTTCCTTGACCTTTCGCATAACTCCTTGTCCGGTAGCATTCCCAAAGAGATTGGGAGCATGTACTATCTCTATATTTTGAATTTGGGCGATAACAATATATCTGGGTCAATCCCTCAAGAGCTTGGAAAAATGACCAGCCTTAACATTCTTGATCTCTCTAGCAATAGCCTCGCGGGGACTATTCCACCGGCTCTCAGTGGCCTTACCTTGCTAACGGAGATTGATCTTTCAAACAACCTTTTGTCTGGAACGATTCCAGAGTCAGGTCAGTTTGAGACATTCCCTGCCAACAGATTCGCGAACAATTCTGGCCTCTGTGGCTATCCGTTGGCTTCGTGTGGGGGGGCCTTGGGGCCAAGTGCAAATACACATCAAAAGTCCCATCGACGACAAGCATCCCTGGCAGGCAGTGTGGCAATGGGGTTACTCATCGCACTTTTCTGCATCTTTGGTTTGCTTATTGTTGCCATTGAAACCAAGAAAAGgcgaaaaaagaaggaaacagCCCTTGATGTTTATATTGACAGTCGTAACCAATCAGGAACTGCCAATGGCTGGAAGCTAACTGGTGCCCGGGAAGCATTAAGCATCAACCTTTCGACATTTGAGAAGCCCCTTCAAAAGCTCACATTTGCAGATCTTCTCAAGGCCACCAATGGTTTCCACGATGACAGCCTTATTGGCTCTGGTGGTTTTGGTGATGTATACAAGGCCCAGTTGAGAGATGGCAGCACTGTAGCCATAAAGAAACTAATACATATCAGCGGACAGGGTGATCGTGAATTCACTGCCGAAATGGAAACAATAGGGAAGATCAAGCACGGGAACCTTGTACCCCTCCTTGGATACTGCAAAGTAGGAGAAGAACGGCTTTTGGTTTATGAGTACATGAAATATGGAAGCTTAGATGATGTTTTACATGAACCGAAGAAGGCTGGCATCAAGTTAAACTGGGCTGCAAGGAGGAAGATTGCCATTGGGTCGGCGAGGGGACTGGCCTTTCTTCACCACAATTGTGTCCCACACATCATTCACAGGGATATGAAATCGAGCAACGTTCTGGTAGATGAAAATTTGGAAGCCAGAGTCTCCGATTTTGGAATGGCAAGGCTTATGAGTACAATGGACACCCATTTGAGTGTGAGCACTCTTGCAGGCACCCCTGGTTATGTCCCTCCTGAATACTACCAGAGCTTTAGATGCTCCACGAAAGGCGATGTTTATAGTTATGGAGTAGTATTGCTTGAGCTGCTAACAGGAAAACGTCCTACAGATTCAGCTGATTTTGGCGACAATAATCTCGTGGGTTGGGTAAAACAACACGCCAAATTGAAAATAAGTGATGTTTTTGATCCGGAGCTCATGAAAGAGGACGTGAGGCTTGAAATTGAGCTTTTACAGCACTTGAAGGTAGCTTGTGCTTGTCTGGACGATAGGCCATGGCGGCGTCCAACAATGATCCAAGTGATGGCAATGTTCAAGGAAATTCAAGCAGGGTCTGGGATGGACTCCCAATCAACCATAGCCACCGAGGACGGAGGTTTTGGCGTAGTTGAAATGGTAGAGATGAGCATAAAAGAAGTCGCCGAAAGCAAGCAGTAG